The Longimicrobium sp. genome contains a region encoding:
- a CDS encoding aldo/keto reductase: MEMRKLGAQGLEVSAEGLGCMGMSEFYGPGDEAESTATIHRALDLGVNFLDTADMYGPHTNEELVGRAIRGRRGEVVLATKFGVVRDPANRGIRGISGRPEYVRQACDGSLQRLGTDHIDLYYQHRVDAEVPIEETVGAMSRLVEEGKVRFLGLSEAGAGTIRRAHAVHPITALQSEYSLWSRDIEDDIIPTLRELGIGLVAYSPLGRGFLTGRFTSPDDFAPDDFRRGSPRFQGENFQKNLDLVKHIEEMAVAKGCTASQLALAWVMARGEDVVPIPGTKRRKYLEENVGALKVCLTADDLARIEEIAPMGVAAGTRYPEAAMAAIGR; this comes from the coding sequence ATGGAGATGCGGAAGCTGGGAGCGCAGGGGCTGGAGGTGAGCGCGGAGGGGCTGGGGTGCATGGGGATGAGCGAGTTCTACGGCCCGGGCGACGAGGCCGAGAGCACGGCCACCATCCACCGCGCGCTGGACCTGGGGGTGAACTTCCTCGACACCGCGGACATGTACGGGCCGCACACCAACGAGGAGCTGGTCGGGCGGGCGATCCGGGGGCGTCGCGGCGAGGTGGTGCTGGCCACCAAGTTCGGCGTCGTGCGCGACCCGGCGAATCGGGGAATCCGCGGGATCAGCGGGCGGCCGGAGTACGTGCGGCAGGCGTGCGACGGCTCGCTGCAGCGGCTGGGGACGGACCACATCGACCTCTACTACCAGCACCGCGTGGACGCCGAGGTGCCGATCGAGGAGACCGTGGGGGCGATGTCGCGCCTCGTGGAGGAAGGAAAGGTGCGCTTCCTGGGCCTGAGCGAGGCCGGCGCGGGAACGATCCGCCGCGCGCACGCGGTGCACCCGATCACGGCGCTGCAGAGCGAGTACTCGCTGTGGAGCCGCGACATCGAGGACGACATCATCCCTACCCTGCGCGAGCTGGGGATCGGGCTGGTGGCGTACAGCCCGCTGGGGCGCGGGTTCCTGACCGGGCGCTTCACCTCTCCCGACGACTTCGCGCCGGACGACTTCCGCCGCGGCTCGCCGCGCTTCCAGGGCGAGAACTTCCAGAAGAACCTGGACCTGGTGAAGCACATCGAGGAGATGGCCGTGGCGAAGGGGTGCACCGCGTCGCAGCTGGCGCTGGCCTGGGTGATGGCGCGGGGGGAGGATGTGGTCCCCATCCCCGGTACCAAGCGCAGGAAGTACCTGGAGGAGAACGTGGGGGCGCTGAAGGTGTGCCTCACCGCGGACGACCTGGCGCGCATCGAGGAGATCGCCCCGATGGGTGTGGCCGCGGGGACGCGCTACCCCGAGGCGGCCATGGCGGCGATCGGGAGATGA